In Halobacteriovorax sp. HLS, one DNA window encodes the following:
- a CDS encoding cbb3-type cytochrome c oxidase N-terminal domain-containing protein has product MSDNNEKLHVLDDEKDLLLDHDYDGIQELNHPLPSWWVWMWAASIVFSIPYFMYYHMAGGPSLAEALEKDMVKINELKAVAANDLSKFDIEHYNTWVENNDAKALAATVWEENCLSCHAADGGGDIGPNLTDNYWLNITERTPQAIFKVVRDGVEDNGMPAWGEVLSKEEIYAAITQVMAFKGTTPAEPKEPQGEKIE; this is encoded by the coding sequence GTGAGCGATAACAATGAAAAACTACACGTTCTAGATGATGAGAAAGACCTTCTCTTAGATCATGACTATGATGGTATTCAAGAGCTAAATCACCCACTACCTTCTTGGTGGGTGTGGATGTGGGCAGCATCTATCGTTTTCTCAATTCCATACTTCATGTATTATCACATGGCAGGTGGACCAAGCTTGGCCGAGGCCCTTGAAAAAGATATGGTTAAAATTAATGAGCTCAAGGCAGTTGCGGCCAATGATCTTAGCAAATTTGATATTGAGCACTACAATACTTGGGTTGAAAATAATGACGCCAAAGCATTAGCGGCAACAGTATGGGAAGAAAATTGCCTAAGCTGTCACGCTGCTGATGGTGGTGGTGATATTGGTCCAAACTTAACAGATAACTACTGGTTGAACATTACTGAAAGAACTCCACAAGCGATCTTTAAAGTAGTAAGAGATGGAGTAGAAGATAATGGTATGCCAGCATGGGGAGAAGTTCTTAGCAAAGAAGAAATCTATGCGGCGATCACTCAGGTTATGGCATTCAAAGGAACTACTCCTGCTGAGCCAAAAGAGCCACAAGGTGAAAAAATAGAGTAA
- a CDS encoding aldo/keto reductase, with product MKYRKLGNSGLFLSSFSLGSWVTFKNQINTKSAVDMMALSYDKGINFFDNAEVYADGESEIIMGEALKKLKWSRDTYCISSKVFWGGDRPTQRGLNRKHVIEGCENALRRLQLDYLDLYFCHRPDLDTPIIETIRAMDTLVKQGKILYWGTSEWSAEQITEAYTISERYHLTPPTMEQPQYNLLHRERVEKEYSSLYSKYGMGTTTWSPLSSGILTGKYSAGIPDGSRLSLESFSWLKEIYETPEGKKKLEIAANLLEFSAELGTNLAQLSLAWCLKNPNVSTIILGASRLEQIEDNIKALDVIDLLTDEVMEKIEEITNNRPEPHIDWKEH from the coding sequence ATGAAGTATCGTAAGCTAGGTAACTCTGGACTATTTCTAAGTAGTTTTTCTCTAGGGTCTTGGGTTACATTTAAAAATCAAATTAATACAAAGTCAGCGGTTGATATGATGGCCCTAAGCTATGACAAAGGAATTAACTTCTTTGACAACGCCGAAGTATACGCCGATGGTGAATCTGAAATTATTATGGGCGAGGCCCTAAAGAAACTTAAATGGAGCAGAGATACTTATTGTATTTCTTCCAAAGTTTTCTGGGGTGGCGACAGACCTACTCAACGTGGTTTAAATAGAAAGCATGTTATCGAAGGATGTGAAAACGCCCTTAGAAGACTACAACTTGATTACTTAGATCTCTACTTCTGTCATCGTCCAGACCTAGACACTCCGATTATCGAGACAATCCGAGCAATGGATACTCTTGTTAAACAAGGAAAGATCCTTTACTGGGGAACAAGTGAGTGGTCTGCTGAGCAAATAACAGAAGCTTATACAATTTCTGAACGGTATCATTTAACTCCACCTACAATGGAGCAACCACAGTACAACCTACTGCATAGAGAAAGAGTTGAAAAAGAGTACTCATCTCTATACTCAAAGTATGGAATGGGAACTACAACTTGGTCTCCACTAAGTTCAGGAATACTTACAGGTAAGTATTCAGCGGGTATACCAGATGGTTCTAGACTTTCTCTAGAGAGCTTTTCATGGCTAAAAGAAATTTATGAAACTCCAGAAGGAAAGAAGAAACTTGAAATTGCGGCCAACCTCTTAGAGTTTTCGGCCGAGCTTGGGACAAACTTGGCCCAACTATCTCTTGCTTGGTGTCTTAAGAATCCAAATGTAAGCACCATTATCTTAGGAGCAAGCAGACTTGAGCAAATTGAAGATAATATTAAAGCACTTGATGTAATAGACTTGTTAACAGATGAAGTGATGGAAAAGATTGAAGAGATAACAAACAATCGACCAGAGCCTCACATTGACTGGAAAGAGCACTAG
- a CDS encoding diacylglycerol/polyprenol kinase family protein: MNKENDTESSVESSTTTEAPKATATRHDLQFPRRFFHLSMGTGAGIIYYMFLTHQAAVSILGTAACLVYIVEQLRLNYPEHASTFSILTKYLLRAEEQLKESAGMPFVMGLLLTLLSFPKVVALTSIFTLAIADPMSAVIGIRFGKNRIVKGKSLEGSAAFFISTFLIIFGVFGFLFDNDMSLVTLLAIIVSLVMTAFEMLPIKLDDNLTIPIVMGLITWFCTGFLGIPTV; this comes from the coding sequence GTGAATAAAGAAAATGATACAGAAAGTTCAGTAGAAAGCTCTACGACTACAGAAGCTCCTAAGGCCACGGCCACAAGACATGATCTTCAATTTCCTAGAAGGTTCTTTCATCTTTCAATGGGAACTGGAGCAGGAATCATTTACTATATGTTTCTTACTCACCAAGCAGCAGTTTCAATTCTAGGGACAGCAGCTTGTTTAGTATATATTGTAGAACAGCTCAGACTTAACTACCCTGAACATGCTTCGACTTTTTCAATCCTCACTAAGTATTTATTACGAGCAGAAGAGCAGCTTAAAGAATCTGCAGGAATGCCTTTTGTAATGGGTCTTTTACTAACATTACTAAGTTTTCCAAAGGTCGTGGCCTTAACATCTATTTTCACTTTGGCCATAGCAGACCCAATGTCGGCCGTTATCGGAATTAGATTTGGAAAAAATAGAATTGTAAAAGGAAAGAGTCTTGAAGGCTCTGCCGCATTTTTTATCTCTACTTTTTTAATTATCTTTGGAGTATTTGGATTTCTATTTGATAACGATATGTCGCTAGTAACACTCTTAGCAATTATTGTTTCACTAGTTATGACAGCTTTTGAGATGCTACCGATAAAGTTAGATGATAACTTAACGATCCCAATTGTAATGGGATTGATTACTTGGTTTTGTACAGGCTTTTTAGGTATTCCAACAGTCTAG
- a CDS encoding cation:proton antiporter has product MQSQEVGLAIIEQKIPILGLALIASLIFGKFSKKLKIPKVTAFIFTGILLGPTGINLLSTKLADSIHFLSDIAMGLILFNIGGDFDRDLIKKLGGKSIKEIATAGAFTFILVFSLTFVSYSLITKDFQLALIISIFLSFVSLECAPPTTLLVMKEYNAKGPLQRSILTYLGLATVVALIGTQVIEVVLKVLHIWPNESSSTPLIQLGMLVWSLLGSVILGFLLGFFLSYWEQKEKKSSEFLMLVGSTILFGQTLSYYLKTDPLIISTVIGFTVVNASNSGKEIHKGINEMGLSIYAIFFVLAGVHINLREFTPTVLLMAVVYIVCRTAGFYFGSKITGKVVSSFESKSKYFGLCTLSHAGIALAIVTKIMPIETQSAQLIVTIIMSSIFVFEIMGPLLLKHNLVLAGEIKETTAGGKSFTKKADLSVGQIIDNLQENLNIKSSEESLIDTTIKSLVKTDITSVKVSANIENVEKFVYQNSSPFYSIIDDDQTFLGVIDLKQLVEISKEEDNSFITAKSLISEYPVIYHDMSRNEALAVFQEHLYQSLPVVNRTTRKILGIINQKDLLKDISDNSPSEIIN; this is encoded by the coding sequence TTGCAATCTCAAGAAGTGGGGCTAGCTATTATTGAACAGAAGATCCCTATCTTGGGACTAGCATTAATAGCGTCATTAATATTTGGGAAATTCTCAAAAAAACTAAAAATTCCAAAAGTTACTGCATTTATATTCACTGGTATTTTACTTGGTCCGACAGGCATAAACCTACTTTCCACAAAACTCGCAGACAGTATTCACTTTCTCTCAGATATTGCGATGGGACTTATCCTCTTTAATATTGGCGGGGATTTTGACCGAGATCTTATAAAAAAACTTGGTGGGAAAAGCATCAAAGAAATTGCAACTGCAGGAGCATTTACTTTTATTCTGGTCTTTAGTCTTACATTTGTAAGCTATAGTTTAATTACCAAGGACTTTCAGCTAGCACTTATTATTTCAATCTTCCTCTCTTTTGTGTCTCTAGAGTGCGCTCCGCCAACAACATTACTTGTGATGAAGGAGTATAATGCCAAAGGACCTTTGCAACGCTCCATTTTAACTTATCTTGGGCTTGCAACAGTTGTTGCTCTAATTGGTACACAGGTTATAGAAGTTGTTTTAAAAGTTTTACATATATGGCCAAATGAAAGTAGCTCAACTCCGCTTATCCAACTAGGGATGTTGGTATGGTCTCTACTTGGCTCTGTTATCCTAGGCTTTCTACTAGGTTTTTTTCTTTCGTATTGGGAACAGAAAGAAAAGAAATCATCTGAATTTCTCATGCTAGTTGGTTCAACTATACTCTTTGGACAAACCCTATCCTACTATTTAAAGACGGATCCTCTCATTATCTCCACTGTCATAGGCTTCACAGTGGTAAATGCATCTAATTCTGGAAAAGAAATTCATAAAGGTATAAATGAAATGGGGCTTTCAATTTATGCCATCTTCTTTGTTTTAGCAGGTGTTCATATCAATTTGCGAGAGTTCACACCGACAGTCCTTTTAATGGCCGTTGTCTACATCGTTTGCAGAACAGCGGGATTCTACTTCGGTTCGAAAATAACTGGAAAGGTTGTTAGTTCATTCGAGTCAAAATCAAAATACTTTGGTCTCTGTACCCTTTCCCATGCGGGAATTGCTCTTGCAATTGTAACTAAGATTATGCCTATTGAGACGCAAAGTGCACAACTCATAGTAACAATCATCATGAGTTCTATTTTTGTCTTTGAGATCATGGGACCTCTTCTTTTAAAACACAATCTTGTTTTGGCCGGAGAAATTAAGGAAACGACAGCGGGTGGAAAGAGTTTTACTAAAAAGGCCGATCTAAGCGTGGGTCAAATTATTGATAATCTCCAAGAAAATCTCAACATAAAGTCTTCTGAGGAATCCTTAATCGATACAACTATAAAGTCGCTAGTAAAGACAGATATAACCTCAGTTAAAGTCAGTGCTAATATTGAAAATGTAGAAAAGTTTGTCTATCAAAATAGCTCACCTTTCTATTCAATAATAGATGATGATCAAACCTTTTTAGGCGTGATTGACCTTAAGCAATTAGTAGAGATATCTAAAGAGGAAGATAATAGTTTTATCACAGCTAAATCACTTATTAGTGAATATCCGGTTATTTATCATGATATGAGTAGAAATGAAGCTCTCGCAGTTTTTCAAGAGCACTTGTACCAGAGTCTTCCAGTGGTAAATAGAACAACGAGAAAGATCTTAGGAATTATAAATCAAAAAGACTTACTTAAAGATATTAGTGACAACTCTCCGAGTGAAATAATCAACTAA
- a CDS encoding NAD(P)H-binding protein — protein MKFLVFGASGLVGKELSSQLANKHDTYLALRNSHESSSNIRIVDFEKENILPPEKFDGVYCCLGTTIKKAGSKEAFRRVDLDYVLKCYKFAKEAQASFFCVISSLGANKDSSLFYNSIKGEMEELLNDTTMKTIIVRPSLLVGER, from the coding sequence GTGAAGTTTTTAGTCTTTGGAGCAAGTGGACTCGTGGGAAAAGAGCTTTCGTCTCAACTCGCAAACAAGCATGACACTTACCTCGCCCTAAGAAACTCTCACGAGAGCTCTTCTAATATACGTATCGTTGATTTTGAAAAAGAAAATATATTACCACCAGAGAAGTTTGATGGGGTTTATTGCTGTCTTGGAACAACAATTAAGAAAGCAGGATCTAAGGAAGCTTTTCGACGTGTTGACTTGGACTACGTCTTAAAATGCTATAAATTTGCAAAAGAGGCCCAAGCTAGCTTCTTCTGTGTCATAAGTTCTCTAGGCGCAAATAAAGACTCTTCGCTCTTCTATAATAGTATTAAAGGCGAGATGGAAGAGCTCTTAAACGATACTACCATGAAGACTATTATCGTTAGACCAAGCCTTCTGGTTGGGGAACGTTAG
- the ccoS gene encoding cbb3-type cytochrome oxidase assembly protein CcoS, whose amino-acid sequence MNIIYLLIPLALILGVFFVVSFIWATSKGQFDDLDTPATRILFDDDNTNIKTEENLGDLLNEKGKKHE is encoded by the coding sequence ATGAATATCATATATCTACTAATCCCATTGGCCCTTATTTTAGGAGTCTTCTTTGTTGTTTCATTTATTTGGGCAACATCAAAGGGACAATTTGATGATCTCGACACTCCAGCAACAAGAATTTTATTTGATGATGATAATACTAATATTAAAACCGAAGAGAACTTAGGTGATCTTCTTAACGAAAAAGGAAAGAAACATGAATGA
- the ccoN gene encoding cytochrome-c oxidase, cbb3-type subunit I, protein MNDSHLERFKYDDALSKMFIFATVIWGFVALLLGVTVAFQLASWKVNLGLEWTTFGRLRPLHTNAAIFAFVGNAMFAGIYYSTQRLTKARLFNDILGRIHFWGWQLIIVAAAITLPLGITTGKEYAELEWPIDISIAVVWVVFAINFFGTLAKRREKHIYVSLWFYIATIVTVAVLHIVNSISLPVDLMKSYPVYAGIQDALVQWWYGHNAVAFFLTTPFLGIMYYFIPKAANRPVYSYRLSIIHFWSLVFLYIWAGPHHLLYTSVPDWVQTTGMLFSVMLWMPSWGGMINGLLTLRGSWDKVRTDPVLKFLATSVTFYGMATFEGPLMAIKSVNALGHYTDWVVGHVHSGTIGWNYMMIAGILYFLVPKIYNTTLHSVKLANAQFWAATIGLVLYMMSMWTAGITQGLMWRDIDASGKLVYPNFIETVVRIVPMYWVRAFGGVLVLGGFVLMMYNLWMTIKNAKAQDDVEFLAPAIDHSSDAHETGHRKLEGLPTLFTILTTIAILIGGIVEITPSLLSNTFIEKDPEIKPYSPLELEGRDIFIKEGCYTCHSQQIRPMADETLRYGAPSRASESVYDRPFQWGSRRIGPDIARVGGKYNHMWHYRHMWDPREVTPKSIMPEYKWLFKKKWNMKSLPKKLKVMKALGVPYTDEDIKMAVTSAQKQAFEITKALNKDGVEMKMQDKEIIALIAYLQRLGVDGARSDAKKKEGKK, encoded by the coding sequence ATGAATGACTCTCACTTAGAGCGTTTTAAGTATGACGACGCTCTATCTAAGATGTTTATTTTCGCGACCGTTATTTGGGGTTTTGTAGCACTTCTATTAGGTGTTACAGTGGCCTTTCAATTAGCAAGTTGGAAAGTAAATCTTGGATTAGAATGGACAACATTTGGTAGACTAAGGCCATTACACACGAACGCAGCTATTTTTGCCTTCGTAGGAAATGCAATGTTTGCTGGTATTTACTACTCTACTCAAAGGCTTACTAAAGCTCGTTTATTCAACGATATCCTAGGAAGAATTCATTTTTGGGGTTGGCAATTAATTATTGTTGCGGCAGCAATCACTCTACCACTAGGAATAACTACTGGTAAGGAATATGCTGAGCTTGAATGGCCAATTGATATTTCTATTGCAGTAGTATGGGTTGTTTTTGCGATCAACTTCTTTGGAACTCTTGCAAAAAGAAGAGAGAAGCATATCTATGTTTCACTTTGGTTCTATATTGCGACGATAGTAACTGTTGCAGTTCTTCACATAGTTAACTCAATTTCATTGCCAGTTGATCTTATGAAGTCTTATCCAGTTTACGCTGGTATTCAAGATGCACTAGTACAGTGGTGGTATGGACACAATGCTGTTGCATTCTTCTTAACAACACCATTTTTAGGAATTATGTACTACTTCATTCCAAAAGCTGCGAATAGACCAGTTTACTCTTATAGACTTTCTATTATCCACTTTTGGTCACTAGTATTTCTTTATATTTGGGCCGGACCTCACCACCTTCTTTACACTTCAGTTCCTGATTGGGTTCAGACGACAGGGATGCTCTTTTCTGTAATGCTTTGGATGCCTAGTTGGGGGGGAATGATTAACGGTCTACTTACTCTTAGAGGTTCTTGGGATAAAGTAAGAACAGATCCAGTTTTAAAATTCCTTGCAACTTCAGTTACATTTTACGGGATGGCAACTTTTGAAGGTCCACTAATGGCCATTAAATCAGTTAATGCTCTTGGGCACTATACTGACTGGGTTGTTGGACATGTACACTCAGGAACAATTGGGTGGAACTATATGATGATCGCTGGGATACTATACTTCCTAGTTCCTAAAATTTACAACACTACTCTTCACTCTGTGAAGCTTGCAAATGCTCAATTTTGGGCGGCAACAATTGGTCTAGTACTATACATGATGTCTATGTGGACAGCAGGTATTACTCAAGGACTAATGTGGAGAGATATCGATGCTTCAGGTAAGCTAGTTTATCCTAACTTTATTGAAACTGTTGTTAGAATTGTTCCAATGTACTGGGTACGTGCATTTGGTGGTGTTCTAGTCCTAGGTGGTTTTGTTCTAATGATGTACAACCTTTGGATGACTATCAAAAATGCAAAAGCACAGGATGACGTAGAGTTCCTAGCTCCTGCAATTGATCATTCTTCAGATGCACACGAAACAGGTCATAGAAAATTAGAAGGACTACCTACTCTATTTACTATTCTTACAACTATTGCGATTTTAATTGGTGGTATAGTTGAGATCACTCCATCACTACTGAGTAATACTTTTATTGAGAAAGATCCTGAAATCAAGCCATACTCTCCACTAGAGTTAGAAGGTAGAGATATCTTCATTAAAGAAGGTTGTTACACTTGTCACTCTCAACAGATTCGTCCAATGGCAGATGAAACTCTAAGATATGGAGCTCCTTCAAGGGCCAGTGAGTCTGTCTACGATAGACCATTCCAATGGGGTTCTAGAAGAATTGGTCCAGACATCGCAAGAGTTGGTGGTAAATACAATCATATGTGGCACTACAGACATATGTGGGACCCAAGAGAAGTTACTCCTAAGTCGATTATGCCAGAGTATAAGTGGCTATTTAAAAAGAAGTGGAACATGAAATCTCTTCCTAAGAAACTTAAAGTGATGAAAGCACTAGGAGTTCCTTATACTGATGAAGATATTAAAATGGCCGTTACTTCTGCTCAAAAACAAGCATTTGAAATCACTAAAGCTCTTAACAAAGACGGTGTTGAAATGAAAATGCAAGACAAAGAAATCATCGCTCTAATTGCTTACCTACAAAGATTAGGTGTTGATGGTGCAAGAAGTGATGCGAAGAAAAAGGAAGGTAAGAAATGA
- a CDS encoding sulfite exporter TauE/SafE family protein, whose translation MLDQLTEIQSALPVFAPMFAFMIGLTGSLHCIGMCGGLVMSVGNDFKSNSSYQLGRLSAYLIMAVIAMLTSSLIQTTGIGQYIPLVGGVSIGLLFSFWGLQSMRGKKFEVKLPGALNSLYKRLFSRFTQNKNSNILKGYSVGALSLMLPCGFLYAVVITLMTFQSPLIGFLGVIGFWLGTLPAMVFAPTLIHQIVKPVARYAPKLSGFLLICLGLSTVSYRLWTFYTVGPNCH comes from the coding sequence TTGTTGGACCAACTAACTGAGATACAGTCAGCTCTTCCTGTCTTTGCTCCAATGTTTGCTTTTATGATTGGGCTAACCGGTAGTCTCCACTGCATTGGAATGTGCGGTGGATTAGTAATGAGTGTTGGAAATGATTTCAAAAGTAATTCCTCTTATCAGTTAGGAAGACTCAGTGCTTATCTAATCATGGCCGTGATCGCAATGCTTACGTCTTCACTCATTCAAACAACGGGCATTGGCCAATACATACCTCTTGTTGGAGGTGTTTCTATTGGACTTCTATTCTCGTTTTGGGGACTTCAGTCTATGAGAGGAAAGAAGTTTGAAGTAAAACTTCCTGGAGCACTAAACTCACTTTACAAGAGACTCTTTTCTAGATTTACTCAAAATAAGAATTCTAATATTCTTAAAGGATATTCAGTTGGGGCCTTATCTCTTATGCTTCCTTGTGGATTTCTCTACGCTGTAGTAATTACGCTTATGACATTTCAATCCCCTTTAATTGGATTTCTTGGGGTTATTGGTTTTTGGTTAGGAACTCTTCCGGCCATGGTCTTTGCTCCTACACTTATTCACCAAATTGTTAAACCTGTAGCAAGGTACGCACCTAAGCTTTCAGGTTTTCTACTAATATGCTTAGGACTCTCTACTGTCTCCTATCGACTATGGACTTTCTACACTGTTGGCCCAAATTGCCACTAG
- the ccoG gene encoding cytochrome c oxidase accessory protein CcoG, with amino-acid sequence MSDNPFDLHEERLATTDAQGHRVYLYPEDVKGKWRNRRNLVYYFLIALYLILPWVNIGGKQAILLDIVKREFTFFGMTFYSHNAPILIFVFLGFVFSIGFITSIWGRVWCGWACPQTVFIDAIYQKIEILVEGNARKRMKLDKAPWSAEKIIKKIIKWTLFTVASMHIAHSFIGYFVGARELIDITLQSPFKNLTLFGATWTTTAIILFDFGWFKEQFCLIACPYGRFQSVMMDQSSMIIAYDYNRGEPRRKKGQAKDEHADCIDCFACVKACPTGIDIRRGTQLECIACTNCIDACDDIMRRVGKPEGLIRYDSELALEGKKVKHLNMRNLIYLLVCLSMLAGLIYNLTKITDLDVVLLRGSKTPYTISRTEHTETVNNHFKVVFDYRGSEFESVFLEVTDSDNVQLVTPKNPVPLKDGMTHTNVFMRFKKDHLKKGTLKVFMRVLHPKTKKLIKQVEVTLVGPTN; translated from the coding sequence ATGTCAGACAATCCATTTGATTTACATGAAGAAAGACTTGCTACAACTGATGCTCAGGGGCATAGAGTCTATCTCTATCCTGAAGATGTAAAAGGAAAATGGAGAAATCGTAGGAACTTAGTTTACTACTTTCTTATCGCTTTATATCTAATTTTACCTTGGGTAAATATAGGCGGAAAACAGGCGATTCTTCTAGACATCGTTAAAAGGGAATTTACTTTCTTTGGTATGACTTTCTATAGTCATAACGCACCTATTTTAATTTTTGTATTCTTAGGTTTCGTTTTTTCCATTGGTTTTATAACAAGTATCTGGGGAAGAGTCTGGTGTGGTTGGGCATGTCCACAAACAGTTTTCATAGATGCAATTTATCAAAAGATAGAAATTTTAGTTGAAGGTAATGCCCGAAAAAGAATGAAGCTCGACAAGGCCCCTTGGAGTGCTGAAAAAATCATAAAGAAAATCATTAAGTGGACACTCTTTACAGTAGCGTCCATGCACATTGCTCACTCCTTCATAGGGTACTTTGTTGGAGCAAGAGAATTAATAGATATTACCCTACAGTCACCTTTTAAAAATCTAACACTCTTTGGTGCGACCTGGACTACGACAGCTATCATATTATTTGACTTTGGTTGGTTCAAAGAGCAGTTCTGTCTCATTGCCTGTCCGTATGGAAGATTTCAATCAGTCATGATGGATCAAAGCTCAATGATTATCGCCTATGACTATAATCGAGGTGAACCTAGAAGAAAGAAAGGACAAGCAAAAGATGAACACGCAGATTGCATTGATTGTTTTGCCTGTGTAAAGGCCTGCCCTACAGGTATTGATATTAGAAGAGGTACTCAATTAGAATGTATCGCTTGTACAAATTGCATTGATGCTTGCGACGATATAATGAGAAGAGTAGGAAAACCAGAAGGTCTAATTAGATATGACTCAGAACTTGCTCTAGAGGGAAAGAAGGTTAAGCATTTAAATATGAGAAATTTAATCTATCTTCTCGTATGCCTATCTATGCTAGCAGGACTTATTTATAATTTGACAAAAATCACTGATCTTGATGTTGTTCTTCTTAGAGGAAGTAAGACTCCTTATACTATTTCTAGAACGGAGCATACTGAGACAGTTAATAATCATTTCAAAGTTGTCTTTGACTATAGAGGCTCTGAGTTTGAATCTGTTTTCCTAGAAGTAACAGATTCTGACAATGTTCAGCTTGTTACTCCTAAAAACCCAGTGCCATTGAAAGATGGTATGACTCATACAAATGTGTTTATGAGATTTAAGAAAGATCACTTAAAAAAAGGAACCCTTAAAGTATTTATGAGAGTCTTACATCCAAAGACAAAGAAACTTATCAAACAAGTGGAGGTCACTCTTGTTGGACCAACTAACTGA
- a CDS encoding cbb3-type cytochrome c oxidase subunit 3 encodes MIKQVLMNFNHPWLPTLGVLIFITLFVSMLVWINRRGSDPYYAKAENLPLEEGVRSER; translated from the coding sequence ATGATTAAGCAAGTATTAATGAATTTCAATCACCCTTGGTTACCAACACTTGGTGTATTAATTTTTATTACTCTCTTTGTTTCAATGTTAGTTTGGATAAATAGAAGAGGGTCAGATCCATATTACGCAAAGGCAGAAAATCTGCCTCTTGAGGAGGGGGTAAGAAGTGAGCGATAA
- a CDS encoding co-chaperone YbbN, with translation MKKVNSQEFDDSIKSIQGPYLLKFGSKSCGPCNTMGPVLEKLSQQNPEFNILEVDTDESPELAALFNIRSIPALHFCKDREIIYSLNGITPFRDLQYIIDNIESEYFKEHGEFESTPEKKSYFNAILTCSILAFIVLLMVI, from the coding sequence GTGAAAAAAGTAAATTCTCAAGAGTTTGACGACTCCATCAAGTCAATTCAAGGACCTTACCTTTTAAAGTTTGGCTCTAAATCTTGTGGCCCATGTAACACCATGGGCCCAGTCCTCGAAAAACTTTCTCAACAAAATCCTGAGTTCAATATCTTAGAAGTAGATACTGATGAATCACCTGAACTTGCGGCGCTTTTTAATATTCGCTCAATTCCGGCACTTCACTTCTGTAAAGATCGAGAAATAATCTACTCTCTTAACGGCATTACACCTTTTAGAGATCTTCAATATATTATAGACAATATTGAAAGTGAGTACTTCAAAGAGCATGGAGAATTTGAGAGCACTCCAGAAAAAAAGAGCTACTTTAACGCCATTCTTACTTGCTCAATTCTAGCATTTATTGTGCTACTTATGGTTATCTAG